A single genomic interval of Desulfitibacter alkalitolerans DSM 16504 harbors:
- a CDS encoding ABC transporter ATP-binding protein, giving the protein MLRIENINVYYGVIHAIKGITLEVKEGQIVTLIGANGAGKTTILRTISGLIKAKSGCIWFKGQDVTGVPAEKIVEMGMSHVLEGRRVFANMSVYENLELGAYLRKDKVEIKKDMNKVFERFPRLFERKNQIAGTLSGGEQQMLAMGRALMSRPKLLLLDEPSMGLAPLLVQEIFSIIKELNDEGTTILLVEQNAHMALSVADQGYVLETGRIVLDGPASELAASEDVRKAYLGV; this is encoded by the coding sequence ATGTTAAGAATTGAAAATATTAACGTGTATTACGGCGTCATCCATGCCATAAAAGGCATTACCCTGGAGGTTAAAGAGGGTCAAATAGTAACTCTTATTGGGGCTAATGGGGCAGGTAAAACCACTATATTGCGTACAATATCAGGTTTAATTAAGGCTAAATCCGGATGCATATGGTTTAAAGGGCAAGACGTTACAGGTGTACCTGCTGAAAAGATTGTGGAGATGGGAATGTCCCATGTTTTAGAGGGAAGAAGAGTCTTTGCCAATATGTCAGTATATGAGAATTTAGAACTTGGTGCATATCTGCGCAAAGACAAGGTAGAGATTAAAAAAGATATGAATAAAGTGTTTGAACGTTTTCCTAGATTATTTGAAAGAAAAAACCAAATTGCTGGTACTTTAAGTGGTGGTGAGCAGCAGATGCTGGCCATGGGTAGAGCCCTTATGTCTAGGCCAAAGCTGCTGTTATTAGATGAACCATCTATGGGATTGGCTCCACTACTTGTTCAAGAGATATTTTCTATAATAAAAGAGTTAAATGATGAAGGGACCACTATTTTGCTAGTAGAACAGAACGCTCATATGGCGCTTTCTGTTGCCGATCAAGGATATGTTTTAGAAACCGGACGTATAGTTCTAGATGGCCCAGCAAGCGAGCTAGCTGCTAGTGAAGATGTTCGAAAGGCATATTTAGGGGTTTAA
- a CDS encoding ABC transporter ATP-binding protein produces MTILKTVNLCKKFGGLNAVSDFEITINNGELIGLIGPNGAGKTTVFNMLTGVYEPTSGDILFEDKSMVGKKPYNITQLGMARTFQNIRLFKDLKVIDNVKIAYHQNVSYGVAAGILQSAKYKKEEEEITQKAIDLLKIFNLEDKKDEYAKNLPYGEQRRLEITRALATKPKLLLLDEPAAGMNPQETHQLMEMIRWIKEKFSLTVLLIEHDMSLVMNVCERIYVLDYGRIIAHGSPDEIKNDPKVIEAYLGEEVS; encoded by the coding sequence TTGACAATACTAAAGACAGTTAACCTTTGTAAAAAATTTGGTGGTTTAAATGCAGTTTCTGACTTTGAAATTACTATTAATAACGGTGAATTAATAGGACTTATTGGGCCTAACGGAGCTGGTAAGACTACTGTATTTAATATGTTAACTGGGGTATATGAGCCTACTTCAGGAGATATACTATTTGAAGACAAAAGCATGGTTGGAAAAAAACCATATAATATTACCCAGTTAGGAATGGCAAGAACCTTTCAAAACATCCGCCTATTTAAGGATTTGAAAGTAATTGATAACGTAAAGATTGCATATCATCAGAATGTATCCTATGGTGTGGCCGCAGGCATACTACAATCTGCCAAATATAAAAAGGAAGAGGAGGAGATTACTCAAAAAGCAATAGACCTCCTAAAAATATTTAATTTGGAAGATAAAAAGGATGAATATGCTAAAAACCTGCCCTATGGCGAACAGCGCCGCTTGGAAATTACCAGAGCGCTAGCCACCAAACCTAAGCTGCTTTTATTAGATGAACCTGCTGCGGGAATGAATCCTCAAGAAACCCATCAGCTTATGGAAATGATTAGATGGATCAAAGAAAAATTCAGTTTGACTGTCTTACTCATTGAGCATGATATGTCTCTAGTAATGAATGTATGTGAGCGTATCTATGTTTTAGATTACGGAAGAATTATTGCTCATGGCTCTCCTGATGAAATAAAGAATGATCCAAAGGTAATTGAAGCCTATTTGGGGGAGGAGGTAAGCTAA